One genomic segment of Rubripirellula tenax includes these proteins:
- a CDS encoding sulfatase-like hydrolase/transferase: protein MLNKLSLCLFAVVVFCGRCHAAEKPNIVLLFIDDWAWNGSPVAMDDSLANSRMPILQMPNVDRLAREGMKFRNAYASPQCSPSRVCVQTGLSSPRSGYTVYLNDRGQEYYDTKGYPSYPVVPCVSDMMIDEDAVTIPESLEPLGYVSAHVGKWHMRGDPGDEGYVLHDGDTDNNPGNTLKANLKQGEAKPRRLPADLTDPKLMFSVTEKAIGFMEEQVQAGKPFYLQISHYAMHAGQECLPATREKYANLPLVQAWYKENNKDRNTVKLGDDPAVWLGMAEDLDGRIGAVLDRIAALGIEDNTFVVMVSDNGYRHHELHVSPGLTQPHHGAKWWVWQGGIRVPMIVKGPGIRAGTSFTGNVVNYDFLPTFVDWAGGDSRQLKDIDGISLATYMTGEQPDAAFLNRNLYFHYPHYRSGMPHSAIVSGEHKVLHFYDRPDIPMLFDLSADMGEVHNIADKHPAKHKQLYDQMMSYFNEVGARIPKPNPDYDHAVYKDDKEYAERVMWGPFEGERPLEDDEK, encoded by the coding sequence GTGCTCAACAAACTCTCGCTCTGCCTTTTCGCCGTGGTTGTCTTTTGCGGTCGGTGTCATGCCGCCGAAAAACCAAATATCGTGCTGTTGTTCATAGACGACTGGGCATGGAACGGGTCACCAGTTGCAATGGATGATTCGCTGGCCAACTCGCGAATGCCAATCCTGCAAATGCCCAACGTCGATCGACTGGCACGCGAAGGCATGAAGTTCCGCAATGCTTACGCGTCGCCACAGTGTTCACCGTCGCGAGTGTGTGTGCAAACCGGTTTGTCGTCACCTCGCAGCGGCTACACGGTTTACTTGAACGACCGGGGGCAGGAATACTATGACACCAAAGGTTATCCCAGCTATCCGGTAGTCCCGTGTGTCTCCGACATGATGATCGATGAAGACGCCGTCACGATTCCGGAATCGCTCGAGCCGCTGGGGTATGTCAGTGCTCATGTCGGTAAATGGCACATGCGCGGTGACCCCGGTGATGAAGGCTATGTGCTTCACGACGGCGACACCGATAACAATCCCGGCAATACGTTGAAAGCGAATTTGAAACAAGGTGAAGCGAAACCGCGACGACTGCCCGCCGATCTAACCGATCCCAAGCTGATGTTCAGCGTCACGGAGAAGGCGATTGGTTTTATGGAGGAACAGGTCCAAGCCGGCAAACCGTTCTATTTGCAGATCTCACATTACGCCATGCACGCGGGGCAGGAGTGTCTACCGGCAACTCGAGAAAAGTACGCTAATCTTCCACTCGTACAAGCTTGGTACAAAGAAAACAACAAGGACAGAAACACCGTCAAACTTGGCGATGACCCGGCGGTTTGGTTGGGAATGGCAGAAGACCTCGATGGCCGAATCGGTGCCGTGCTTGATCGCATTGCAGCGTTGGGTATCGAAGACAACACCTTTGTCGTGATGGTTTCGGACAACGGTTATCGCCATCATGAACTACACGTCAGTCCTGGACTGACCCAGCCGCATCACGGTGCGAAGTGGTGGGTTTGGCAGGGCGGCATTCGTGTGCCGATGATCGTCAAAGGCCCTGGCATCAGAGCCGGCACTAGCTTCACAGGCAACGTTGTCAACTACGACTTCCTGCCGACGTTCGTGGATTGGGCGGGAGGAGACTCGCGGCAGCTCAAGGACATCGACGGTATCAGCCTCGCAACCTACATGACGGGCGAACAGCCGGACGCTGCGTTCCTGAATCGCAATCTGTACTTTCACTACCCACACTATCGCTCGGGCATGCCCCATTCCGCTATCGTGTCAGGGGAACACAAAGTGCTGCATTTCTATGATCGGCCAGACATCCCGATGTTGTTCGATCTGTCAGCCGACATGGGCGAGGTCCATAACATCGCCGACAAGCATCCCGCTAAACACAAGCAGCTATACGACCAGATGATGAGCTATTTCAATGAAGTTGGCGCGAGAATCCCGAAGCCGAATCCTGACTACGATCACGCCGTTTATAAAGACGACAAAGAATATGCGGAGCGCGTTATGTGGGGACCGTTTGAAGGCGAGCGACCGCTCGAGGACGACGAGAAATAG
- a CDS encoding sulfatase-like hydrolase/transferase encodes MQRSKAKPIYETRMPYPNFKLSFIASIIAAFSVVSSAVAADDQTKPNVVYIMSDDVGWGDLSVHGGGVPTPNIDRLFSRGVEMTQFMGWCVCSPTRAMLLTGRHPIRVGTGPEVGGELALEETTIAEGFKANGYRTGVFGKWHNGNDPDTPKFRAAFAEAFKHMPNKKLEGGHGVNSHGFDEAWIYYGGGSDFFNRRTVKGNGPVSWWHNLEFREQDKGYTDDLVTERAIEFIRDSKDKPFFCYVPFHIAHAPLQAKDGDLAAIDPKLAAKLHAASEKTTEEDKHVHAAMLHSMDLNVAAIEAELEKLGLSENTILVFTSDNGAMEAGSSLPLRGHKHSIYDGGVRLPTVFRWPKGGLVGGRQWDGLCGALDMFPTLMGMTGSTMPSTQPLDGKDVWPALRDNQPSPVESYYFVWRDEDAIRTDKWKLHRFFNRFELYDIVTDDIEANNVADANPEVVKSLTAKMDAWSESLGLALGHQPAPAKYHAPAAPEGEVLAVTVTISENAKPRDRLSISLANWNGTQYATDWVEYDIAFSPNTPKRHPYYSTLEGNNSKPFGPLFKLGTGVDQFGRDQVIGPGIADGKSVWEHRIVGLSSTAPGPLGKHGVVFSGGKAGTFTIYLDNLRIRHVDGSTTPLWTNRKDTRAGNFKENEFFKDIKVQTVNVADVRQ; translated from the coding sequence ATGCAACGTTCCAAAGCAAAGCCGATTTACGAGACCCGAATGCCGTACCCGAACTTCAAACTATCGTTCATCGCGTCGATCATCGCAGCTTTTTCTGTGGTGTCATCCGCAGTAGCCGCCGACGATCAAACCAAACCCAACGTCGTCTACATCATGTCCGACGATGTGGGATGGGGCGACTTGAGCGTTCACGGCGGCGGCGTACCTACGCCAAACATTGATCGACTATTTTCACGCGGTGTGGAAATGACCCAGTTCATGGGTTGGTGCGTTTGCTCGCCGACACGGGCGATGTTGCTGACCGGACGTCATCCAATTCGTGTTGGAACGGGACCTGAAGTGGGCGGCGAGTTAGCGCTCGAAGAAACGACGATCGCCGAGGGTTTCAAGGCGAACGGCTATCGCACCGGTGTGTTTGGCAAATGGCACAACGGCAACGATCCTGATACGCCCAAGTTTCGTGCTGCCTTCGCCGAAGCATTCAAGCACATGCCCAATAAAAAGCTTGAGGGTGGTCACGGCGTGAACTCGCACGGCTTCGATGAAGCGTGGATCTATTACGGCGGCGGATCGGATTTCTTTAATCGTCGCACAGTCAAAGGCAACGGTCCGGTTTCCTGGTGGCACAATCTTGAGTTCCGCGAACAGGACAAGGGCTATACCGATGACCTTGTTACCGAGCGGGCCATCGAGTTTATTCGCGATAGCAAGGACAAACCGTTCTTCTGCTACGTTCCGTTTCATATTGCTCACGCACCGCTGCAGGCAAAGGATGGTGATCTGGCTGCCATCGACCCGAAGCTTGCCGCCAAGCTGCACGCCGCCAGTGAGAAGACAACCGAAGAAGACAAACACGTCCACGCGGCAATGCTGCATTCGATGGACTTGAACGTGGCTGCAATTGAAGCCGAGCTAGAGAAATTGGGCTTGAGCGAAAACACGATCTTGGTTTTCACCAGCGACAACGGGGCGATGGAGGCGGGCAGCAGCCTTCCCTTGCGTGGCCACAAGCACTCGATCTATGACGGTGGCGTCCGGTTGCCGACTGTCTTTCGTTGGCCCAAGGGCGGATTGGTCGGTGGCAGGCAATGGGACGGACTTTGCGGCGCGCTGGACATGTTCCCCACGCTGATGGGAATGACCGGTTCGACGATGCCTTCAACGCAACCGCTGGATGGAAAGGACGTCTGGCCGGCGCTACGCGACAACCAGCCGAGTCCCGTTGAAAGCTATTACTTTGTCTGGCGAGACGAAGACGCGATTCGCACCGACAAATGGAAGCTGCATCGATTTTTCAATCGCTTTGAACTTTATGACATCGTCACAGACGACATCGAAGCCAACAACGTCGCCGATGCGAATCCCGAAGTTGTCAAGTCGCTCACTGCGAAAATGGATGCCTGGTCGGAATCGCTCGGACTCGCGCTCGGCCACCAGCCTGCACCGGCGAAATATCATGCTCCCGCCGCGCCCGAAGGCGAAGTGCTGGCAGTAACCGTCACCATTTCGGAAAACGCCAAACCAAGAGACCGACTTTCGATCTCGCTGGCGAATTGGAACGGCACACAGTACGCCACGGACTGGGTCGAATACGACATCGCGTTTTCACCCAACACGCCCAAGCGGCATCCTTACTACTCCACGCTCGAAGGCAATAACTCGAAACCGTTCGGTCCACTTTTCAAGCTAGGCACCGGCGTGGATCAGTTCGGCCGCGATCAGGTCATTGGTCCCGGCATCGCTGATGGGAAGAGCGTGTGGGAACATCGAATCGTGGGTTTGAGCAGCACTGCACCGGGACCGCTTGGCAAACACGGCGTCGTCTTTAGCGGCGGCAAAGCTGGCACGTTCACGATTTATCTGGACAACCTCCGCATCCGCCATGTCGACGGAAGTACGACGCCGCTATGGACCAACCGCAAGGACACACGCGCAGGAAACTTTAAGGAAAACGAATTTTTCAAAGACATCAAGGTTCAAACGGTCAACGTCGCGGATGTCCGGCAGTAA
- a CDS encoding YciI family protein translates to MRVMVIVKATKGSEAGVLPSERLLAEMGLFNEQLVNAGVMKAGEGLKPSSEAKRIRFHGSDRAVTDGPFAETKELIAGFWLWEVANMEEAVEWVKRCPNPMLEDSDIDIRPVYEAEDFAESDPTGELRKQEDSLGSQVSLRDAIVTPYLFFGGRCEEALDFYEQAIGAKVVMKMRFDESPDPLPDGMVPPGFESKIMHATVTMGRTNIMVSDGCDQKAKFNGFRIALSVSTEQAADKAFESLAEGGAVDMPLVQTFWSPRYGLVTDKFGVGWMVMVPGKAQ, encoded by the coding sequence ATGAGAGTCATGGTCATCGTCAAAGCGACGAAGGGCTCGGAAGCGGGGGTGCTTCCTAGCGAACGCCTGCTTGCCGAGATGGGGCTGTTCAATGAGCAGCTGGTGAATGCCGGAGTCATGAAGGCCGGCGAGGGACTTAAACCGAGTTCCGAAGCGAAGCGAATTCGTTTTCACGGAAGCGATCGAGCCGTGACGGATGGGCCATTCGCAGAGACAAAAGAGTTGATCGCTGGTTTCTGGCTTTGGGAAGTTGCCAACATGGAAGAAGCGGTCGAATGGGTGAAGCGGTGCCCGAATCCGATGCTGGAGGACTCCGACATTGATATTCGACCGGTCTATGAGGCAGAAGACTTTGCTGAGAGCGATCCGACCGGCGAGTTGCGAAAGCAGGAAGACAGTCTTGGGAGTCAAGTCTCGCTGCGTGACGCCATCGTGACGCCGTATCTGTTCTTTGGGGGGCGCTGCGAAGAAGCTCTCGATTTTTACGAGCAAGCGATCGGCGCCAAGGTAGTCATGAAGATGCGTTTCGATGAAAGCCCCGATCCACTTCCCGATGGTATGGTTCCGCCGGGCTTTGAATCAAAGATCATGCACGCGACGGTTACCATGGGAAGAACGAACATCATGGTTTCCGATGGATGTGACCAAAAAGCGAAGTTCAACGGATTTCGGATCGCACTATCGGTATCGACGGAACAAGCCGCCGACAAAGCGTTCGAATCGCTTGCGGAGGGTGGTGCGGTCGACATGCCGCTGGTGCAAACATTTTGGTCGCCGCGATACGGTCTGGTTACCGACAAGTTTGGCGTGGGATGGATGGTGATGGTTCCCGGGAAGGCACAGTGA
- a CDS encoding DoxX family protein has product MKTSGTKKSRTAGWVLSVLVSLFLVGASASGKFTQWEGKDEMFAKLGWSEDVMFMIGIVEVAIAILILIPRTAFVGSILLAAYLGGAVATHVRVGEPYFFPIIIGVLAWVALGLRQPDVFRLALGRGAADAVQS; this is encoded by the coding sequence ATGAAAACGAGCGGAACAAAGAAGTCGCGAACGGCAGGTTGGGTTTTGAGCGTCCTTGTCTCTCTGTTTCTTGTCGGAGCCAGTGCATCGGGCAAGTTCACTCAATGGGAGGGTAAAGACGAAATGTTCGCCAAGCTGGGATGGTCAGAGGATGTGATGTTCATGATCGGCATCGTCGAAGTTGCGATCGCAATCTTGATTCTGATTCCAAGAACGGCGTTCGTTGGCTCGATACTGCTTGCCGCCTACCTAGGTGGAGCGGTAGCGACTCACGTTCGCGTCGGTGAGCCGTACTTTTTCCCGATCATCATTGGCGTTTTGGCGTGGGTAGCCCTGGGGCTTCGCCAGCCCGACGTATTTCGGCTCGCGCTGGGGCGCGGTGCGGCCGATGCGGTGCAGTCTTAA
- a CDS encoding DUF1579 domain-containing protein, with translation MKNLVCAIAAWVAFCFSPIQAQEPELPGAQKEHELLGRFVGEWTSTSKIVASDEQPSMECSGSMRSKMLGEFWVINEMSGDMGGAEFKAIQTIGFDASKEKYVGTWVDSMMNHLWHYEGRVDATGKKLVLLAEGPNFMAEGKLTTFRDSYEFVNADTFITTSEMMGDDGKWLTFMTAEATRNAATKSAD, from the coding sequence GTGAAGAATTTGGTTTGTGCCATCGCCGCATGGGTGGCTTTCTGTTTCTCGCCAATCCAGGCCCAGGAACCCGAATTGCCGGGTGCGCAGAAAGAGCACGAGCTACTCGGGCGGTTTGTTGGCGAGTGGACTTCCACGTCGAAAATAGTCGCGTCTGACGAACAACCTTCGATGGAGTGTTCCGGCTCGATGAGATCTAAAATGCTGGGTGAGTTTTGGGTGATCAACGAAATGTCGGGCGACATGGGTGGAGCGGAGTTCAAAGCGATCCAGACGATCGGTTTTGATGCGAGTAAAGAAAAGTACGTTGGCACTTGGGTTGATTCGATGATGAATCACTTGTGGCACTACGAAGGCCGCGTGGACGCAACGGGTAAGAAGTTGGTGCTTCTCGCAGAGGGTCCGAACTTCATGGCCGAGGGCAAGTTGACCACCTTTCGCGACAGCTACGAATTTGTGAACGCTGACACGTTCATCACCACGTCTGAAATGATGGGCGACGACGGCAAGTGGCTTACTTTCATGACGGCCGAGGCGACTCGCAATGCCGCGACGAAGTCGGCAGACTGA
- a CDS encoding sulfatase-like hydrolase/transferase, with protein MMFYVRILVWALWAACLGSMATRCDADPGSSAPPNVIVFLVDDMGVMDTSLPFLTDADGQPKRYPLNDYYRTPNMEQLADHGIRFSNFYAMSVCSPTRISIMTGKNAARHHTTTWIAPEANNGGKFGPPQWNWSGLRTSDSTLPRMLQSAGYRTIHIGKGHFGPFDSEGEEPLNLGFDINVAGCAIGAPGSYFGNDHYGNKKATKGNGKKPNQGRNRAVPHLTKYFGTETFLTDALTLEAKATMTDAVEAKTPFFLYMAHYAVHSPHQSDPRYADHYVSAQHPERHQNFATLVEGMDKSLGELMAHIRELGIAENTLVLFLGDNGSDAPIGHEHAVACAAPLRGKKGSHYEGGMRVPFIAAWGLPDENHPMQKRLPIRAGAIQSAMGNVCDLLPTIVELVGMAPSTDDPINDPIDGTSLRKLLSGEPDPSHSKKFLMHFPHEHRTSYFTSYRNGDWKVIHHDFPGKDSNGAEYELFNLVDDPFEQVNLATSKPVELKRMMNELIESLREHEAQYVVGTSGQPVSPKPVLTESVE; from the coding sequence ATGATGTTCTATGTTCGCATTTTGGTTTGGGCTCTGTGGGCCGCATGTCTTGGGTCGATGGCGACGCGATGTGATGCCGACCCTGGATCGTCCGCACCGCCCAATGTGATCGTCTTTTTGGTCGACGACATGGGAGTGATGGACACGTCGCTGCCTTTCTTGACCGATGCCGATGGGCAACCCAAGCGTTACCCATTGAATGACTACTACCGGACTCCCAACATGGAACAGTTGGCTGACCACGGCATTCGATTTAGCAACTTTTACGCCATGAGTGTCTGTTCGCCCACGCGTATTTCGATCATGACAGGGAAGAATGCGGCGAGGCACCACACGACGACTTGGATTGCGCCCGAGGCCAACAATGGAGGCAAGTTTGGGCCGCCACAATGGAATTGGAGTGGGCTGCGTACCAGCGATTCCACATTGCCGCGAATGTTACAGTCGGCTGGCTATCGAACGATCCACATTGGAAAGGGGCACTTCGGTCCGTTTGATTCCGAAGGTGAAGAGCCTTTGAATCTTGGCTTCGATATCAACGTTGCCGGTTGTGCAATCGGGGCGCCGGGGTCTTACTTTGGCAACGATCACTATGGGAACAAGAAAGCAACGAAAGGTAATGGCAAGAAGCCGAATCAAGGTAGAAATCGCGCGGTGCCCCACCTGACCAAGTACTTTGGGACCGAGACATTCTTGACGGATGCATTGACGTTGGAAGCGAAGGCCACGATGACGGATGCCGTGGAAGCGAAGACGCCGTTCTTTTTGTACATGGCCCACTACGCAGTGCATTCGCCCCATCAATCTGACCCGCGTTATGCCGATCACTACGTAAGCGCTCAGCATCCCGAACGCCACCAGAATTTTGCGACTCTGGTCGAAGGCATGGATAAGTCGCTCGGCGAACTGATGGCTCACATCCGCGAGCTTGGTATTGCTGAGAACACGCTAGTGCTGTTTTTGGGCGACAACGGCTCGGATGCTCCGATCGGGCATGAGCACGCCGTTGCATGCGCCGCGCCACTTCGCGGAAAGAAGGGCTCGCACTACGAAGGTGGTATGCGTGTCCCATTCATCGCGGCTTGGGGACTGCCCGACGAAAACCATCCGATGCAAAAGCGATTGCCGATCCGGGCCGGAGCGATCCAGTCGGCGATGGGGAATGTTTGCGACCTGCTGCCCACGATCGTCGAGTTGGTTGGTATGGCGCCATCGACCGACGATCCGATCAATGATCCCATCGACGGCACATCGCTTCGTAAACTGCTTTCGGGTGAACCGGACCCAAGCCATTCGAAAAAGTTTCTGATGCATTTTCCGCACGAGCACCGGACCAGCTACTTCACCAGCTACCGCAATGGCGACTGGAAGGTCATTCACCACGACTTTCCCGGTAAAGACTCCAACGGCGCCGAGTATGAACTGTTCAACCTTGTTGACGATCCGTTCGAGCAAGTCAATTTGGCGACATCCAAACCGGTTGAACTCAAACGTATGATGAACGAGTTGATCGAGAGCTTGCGGGAGCATGAAGCGCAGTACGTCGTTGGCACCTCTGGCCAGCCAGTGTCGCCGAAGCCGGTTTTGACAGAATCGGTGGAGTAG
- the ruvX gene encoding Holliday junction resolvase RuvX, giving the protein MDSYPDPTPDADSDSDFPRTGRVASVDYGTVRIGIAICDPDRILASPLEVHPAANWEDDGDYFRELAKGERIAAFVVGLPIHCDGGESQKSLEARKFAKWLSDETDLPVRLFDERFTTSAAKSRMADGGYTRAKKKKRIDAIAALVLLESFLEACRYHDTVAGESVNSLATGGEQLDDQ; this is encoded by the coding sequence ATGGATTCTTATCCCGATCCGACACCCGATGCAGATTCCGATTCGGACTTCCCCCGTACCGGCCGTGTTGCGTCCGTCGATTATGGGACGGTGCGCATTGGGATCGCGATCTGTGATCCGGATCGGATTTTGGCCAGCCCGCTCGAAGTCCACCCGGCGGCGAACTGGGAGGACGACGGTGACTATTTCCGCGAACTGGCGAAGGGTGAACGGATCGCGGCGTTTGTGGTCGGCTTGCCGATCCACTGCGACGGTGGCGAAAGCCAAAAGAGTTTGGAGGCAAGGAAGTTTGCCAAATGGTTGTCCGACGAGACGGACTTGCCGGTGCGATTATTCGACGAGCGGTTCACGACGTCGGCCGCGAAGTCGCGGATGGCTGATGGCGGTTACACACGTGCAAAAAAGAAGAAACGCATTGACGCTATCGCCGCGCTCGTTCTGTTGGAATCGTTCTTGGAAGCTTGTCGCTACCACGATACCGTCGCCGGAGAATCAGTGAACTCGCTAGCGACGGGTGGCGAACAGCTTGACGATCAATGA
- a CDS encoding PQQ-binding-like beta-propeller repeat protein, with the protein MLHHRQRYRRHACGAVFLIMLLVHVGCSRPPQPDPLELPLSEPTSADVADQRTIRQYQTAIQVESSLRSQSSNVATNDWPQLYGPNRNSVAATQAVNLAWGPDGPKQRWSLSIGTGYGSPVVAGNRLVFNHRIDDEEIVQCVDTESGETIWRYRYPTTFVCDVEYSDGPYSTPVIDGDRVFAVGGQGQFFCLSLDSGEIIWSRDLHEEYEVKDGIFPVGASPMVIGDRVIFDVGAEDHGVGILAMDRNDGADIWQSGDAPAGYCAPVAATIHDQSFVFVMTHLGLTSLDPETGLADWSVSHHSRAPMSFNAVTPLVSDNKVLIVTGPGPGAVCLQINPDRTQQELWRDRRVIDCQYNTLMPVGSDVIAFTSAGQGGAELRSVDLATGKLNWKYHSLLRRGQGLVVNGSLVLVGERGHLASVIPTATEANVLAFTAAPIMTEPCFAPPSLAGKHLFVRDGERLACFDLRN; encoded by the coding sequence ATGTTGCATCATCGTCAACGGTACCGCCGGCACGCTTGCGGTGCTGTGTTTTTGATCATGTTACTGGTTCATGTTGGGTGTTCCCGACCACCCCAGCCCGATCCGCTTGAGCTTCCCCTGTCCGAACCGACGTCGGCGGATGTGGCGGATCAGAGAACGATTCGCCAATACCAGACGGCAATTCAAGTCGAATCGTCACTCCGTTCCCAGTCGTCGAACGTTGCTACCAACGATTGGCCTCAGTTGTACGGGCCCAACCGAAACTCCGTCGCGGCTACCCAGGCGGTGAATCTGGCTTGGGGACCGGACGGTCCCAAACAACGCTGGAGCCTAAGTATCGGTACGGGCTATGGATCGCCCGTCGTTGCCGGAAATCGGTTGGTGTTCAATCACCGTATCGACGACGAGGAGATCGTCCAGTGCGTCGACACAGAAAGTGGTGAAACGATATGGCGATACCGGTATCCGACCACGTTCGTTTGCGACGTCGAATACAGTGACGGCCCTTACAGCACACCGGTGATTGATGGCGACCGAGTCTTCGCGGTTGGCGGACAGGGTCAATTTTTTTGCTTGTCGCTTGACTCTGGTGAGATCATTTGGTCGCGCGATCTGCACGAGGAATACGAAGTGAAAGACGGAATCTTTCCCGTCGGTGCATCGCCAATGGTGATCGGCGACCGCGTCATTTTCGATGTTGGAGCGGAAGATCACGGCGTGGGCATTCTGGCGATGGACCGCAATGATGGAGCCGACATTTGGCAATCCGGCGACGCGCCCGCAGGCTATTGCGCACCCGTCGCTGCGACCATCCACGATCAATCGTTCGTGTTCGTGATGACCCATTTGGGTCTAACGTCACTTGACCCGGAAACGGGCTTGGCCGATTGGTCGGTTTCTCATCATTCGCGCGCCCCGATGTCGTTCAACGCTGTGACACCGTTGGTGTCGGATAATAAAGTGTTGATCGTAACAGGCCCAGGGCCAGGGGCGGTTTGTTTGCAAATCAACCCGGATCGAACGCAACAAGAACTGTGGCGAGATCGGCGTGTCATCGATTGCCAGTACAACACGTTGATGCCGGTCGGTTCGGATGTAATCGCATTCACATCTGCGGGGCAGGGTGGCGCGGAACTTCGCAGCGTGGACCTTGCGACAGGAAAGCTAAACTGGAAATATCACTCGCTACTTCGTCGAGGCCAGGGTCTGGTCGTCAACGGATCATTGGTTTTGGTTGGCGAGCGAGGTCATCTCGCGTCTGTCATCCCAACAGCAACCGAGGCCAATGTGCTCGCTTTCACTGCCGCGCCGATCATGACAGAACCTTGTTTTGCTCCACCCTCGCTGGCTGGAAAACACCTATTTGTGCGCGATGGTGAACGGCTGGCTTGTTTTGATTTGAGAAACTGA